A window of Perognathus longimembris pacificus isolate PPM17 chromosome 6, ASM2315922v1, whole genome shotgun sequence contains these coding sequences:
- the LOC125352227 gene encoding olfactory receptor 2B6-like, translating to MALVNGSHPKEFILQGFADRPWLELCLFIVLLITYPLALMGNITIILVSRLDPRLHNPMYFFLTNLSFLDMCYTTSIVPQMLLNLGSSKKTISYMGCAVQLYFFHIMGATECFLLALMSFDRYVAICRPLHYTLIMNQRLCILLVFTVWLGGMLIAVSLSTLVLQLPLCGTNILDHLLCEISVLIKTACGEKKASELTISLVCTFLLAVPLCLILVSYASIGRAILKIKSSEGRKKAFGTCSSHLIVVFLFYGPAISMYLQPPSSITTDQLKFMALFYGVVTPTLNPFIYTLRNKDVKGAVFKLARNISGSK from the coding sequence ATGGCTCTTGTTAATGGAAGTCACCCTAAGGAGTTCATTCTACAAGGATTTGCTGACAGACCATGGCTGGAACTTTGTCTATTCATTGTTCTTCTGATCACATACCCTTTGGCCTTGATGGGAAACATCACCATCATCCTGGTGTCCAGGTTAGACCCCCGGCTCCACaaccccatgtacttcttcctcaccAACCTCTCCTTTTTGGACATGTGTTACACCACCAGCATTGTCCCTCAGATGCTGCTCAACCTGGGGAGCTCTAAGAAGACCATCAGCTACATGGGGTGTGCAGTTCAGCTTTATTTCTTTCATATCATGGGAGCCACAGAATGTTTCCTCTTGGCTCTCATGTCCTTTGACCGCTACGTGGCCATCTGCAGACCTCTGCACTACACCCTTATCATGAACCAGCGCCTCTGCATCCTCCTAGTGTTCACTGTGTGGCTGGGTGGAATGCTCATAGCTGTCTCACTGTCCACTCTCGTATTACAGCTGCCCCTGTGTGGCACAAATATACTAGATCACTTGTTATGTGAGATTTCAGTCCTGATAAAGACTGCCTGTGGTGAGAAGAAGGCCAGTGAGCTCACAATATCTTTAGTATGCACTTTTCTATTAGCTGTTCCTCTGTGCTTGATTCTTGTCTCATATGCTAGCATTGGACGTGCTATACTGAAGATTAAATCttctgagggaagaaaaaaggccTTTGGAACATGCTCCTCCCATCTCATtgtagttttcttattttatggTCCAGCCATTAGCATGTACCTGCAGCCTCCTTCCTCTATCACAACGGACCAGCTGAAGTTCATGGCTCTCTTCTATGGAGTGGTGACTCCTACCCTCAACCCTTTTATTTACACCCTGAGAAATAAGGATGTGAAGGGGGCAGTATTTAAGCTGGCGAGGAACATCTCCGGTTCAAAGTGA